Sequence from the Sphingomonas suaedae genome:
GCCGTATCCTCAAGGTGATCCTCTACGGCTCTTACGCGCGTGGCGACTGGGTCGCCGATCCGGTCGGCGGATATTATTCGGATTACGATATCCTCGTCGTCGTCAGTGACGAGCGCCTTACCGACACGCTCGATTATTGGGCGAAGGCGGCGGACCATCTCTCGCGGGAATATGCGATTGCCAAGCGGCTCTCCGCACCTGTCAATTTCATCGTTCACAGCCTCAAGGATGTGAACGATCAGCTCGCGCGCGGTCGCCCGTTTTTTGCCGATATCGTGCGCGATGGCGTCGCGCTGTATCAGCTGGACGGGAACGCCTTCGATGCGCCGAAGGCGCTCGATCCTGCCGCCGCGCGCGCGGAAGCCCAGACACATTTCGATCAATGGTTCGCCAGTGCGAATGCTTTTCTGAAAGGCGCAAAGCACGGCATTGCCGATGGCGAGCATAAGTATGCTGCGTTCAATCTCCACCAGACGGCCGAGCATCTCTATCACACAATTTTGCTCGTCCTGACGCTTTACAGCCCCAAGTCGCACAAGCTCAATTTCCTGCGCGATCAGGCCGAGAATGTCGCGCGCGACCTCATTCCGGTGTGGCCGCGCGACACCAAAT
This genomic interval carries:
- a CDS encoding HEPN domain-containing protein, with amino-acid sequence MKTDLDHLPSAKRRDLDRIVEILFAEFEDATRLATQQWKKQGRILKVILYGSYARGDWVADPVGGYYSDYDILVVVSDERLTDTLDYWAKAADHLSREYAIAKRLSAPVNFIVHSLKDVNDQLARGRPFFADIVRDGVALYQLDGNAFDAPKALDPAAARAEAQTHFDQWFASANAFLKGAKHGIADGEHKYAAFNLHQTAEHLYHTILLVLTLYSPKSHKLNFLRDQAENVARDLIPVWPRDTKFARRCFELLQQAYVNARYSPHYKITREELDWIVERIELLQSEVKILAEQRLALPG